A region from the Nostoc punctiforme PCC 73102 genome encodes:
- a CDS encoding SRPBCC domain-containing protein, translated as MFGTVTIKAPLEKVFEAYTKEELFATWWCRGNPMKVYHFDCQDGGSWHIAEQSEDGHEYEFTGCFHEVALDKRIVQTFEFLAMPERGHVMLEKAEFVAIDEHTTEIRTHSTAMSQSDRDGMVASGIPSGWRQSVEALGKLLEPND; from the coding sequence ATCTTTGGTACTGTAACAATCAAGGCTCCGTTAGAAAAGGTATTTGAAGCATATACCAAAGAGGAACTGTTTGCTACTTGGTGGTGTCGCGGTAATCCAATGAAAGTGTATCACTTCGATTGTCAAGACGGCGGCAGTTGGCACATTGCTGAACAATCAGAAGACGGTCACGAGTATGAGTTTACTGGCTGTTTTCATGAAGTCGCTCTAGATAAACGAATCGTGCAGACATTTGAATTCTTGGCGATGCCGGAACGTGGGCATGTCATGCTGGAAAAAGCTGAGTTTGTCGCAATTGACGAACATACAACTGAGATTCGTACCCATAGCACAGCAATGAGCCAGTCAGACCGTGACGGCATGGTTGCTAGCGGCATTCCAAGCGGCTGGCGGCAGTCCGTTGAAGCTCTGGGCAAGCTTTTAGAGCCAAATGATTAA
- a CDS encoding ArsR/SmtB family transcription factor: MVESNLALDKIFAALADVTRRDIVKRVSTAEHTIGELAQPYAMSFAAIAKHISVLEKAGLITKRRSGKEKVIQIQPKTLKVAAAYLGEYEKIWSARFDALEKLLEDR; encoded by the coding sequence ATGGTTGAATCAAATCTAGCCCTTGATAAAATTTTTGCTGCTCTGGCTGATGTGACGCGGCGAGACATTGTTAAGCGGGTATCAACAGCAGAACATACTATCGGCGAATTAGCACAACCATACGCGATGTCTTTTGCAGCGATCGCAAAGCACATCAGTGTGTTGGAGAAAGCCGGACTAATTACCAAGCGTCGAAGTGGCAAGGAGAAAGTTATTCAGATTCAGCCGAAAACTCTCAAAGTAGCCGCAGCGTATCTGGGCGAATATGAAAAAATCTGGAGTGCCCGCTTTGATGCTCTGGAAAAACTACTAGAAGATCGATAA
- a CDS encoding IS982 family transposase, with protein MLNEIITIYAITDDLLKAIGHDDDIRRDMIDAEIITTALVAAMFFNGNHSKACAYMKDHKLIPNMLEKSRFNLRLHNLSMLLNDLFHQIGMIIKEISDSTEYLLDSFPVTICDNIRIFQVHLIQSEEYRGYIASKKRYFYGVRVQLISTKSGIPVEFAFLPGSANDVRGLNALPFNLPPGSEVYADAAYTDYTVEDDMAQSSQISLKVMRKKNSKRQDQPWNQYVKQYTRHYIETVFSCITCIFPKSIHAVTYEGFLLKLQAFIFAFTLKSAFM; from the coding sequence ATGCTAAACGAAATAATTACGATCTATGCTATCACTGATGACTTACTCAAGGCGATTGGGCATGACGACGACATTCGTCGGGACATGATTGATGCAGAAATTATTACAACGGCACTTGTTGCCGCTATGTTCTTCAATGGTAATCATAGCAAGGCTTGCGCCTATATGAAAGACCATAAATTAATACCAAATATGTTAGAAAAATCACGATTCAATCTGCGATTACACAATTTATCAATGTTGCTCAACGACTTATTTCATCAAATAGGAATGATAATTAAAGAAATAAGTGATTCAACGGAGTATCTTTTAGACTCATTTCCCGTGACCATTTGTGACAATATCCGTATTTTTCAAGTTCACTTGATACAGTCAGAAGAATACAGAGGTTACATCGCATCGAAAAAACGCTATTTCTACGGAGTCAGAGTCCAGTTAATCAGTACCAAAAGCGGAATTCCTGTAGAATTTGCCTTTTTACCTGGTAGTGCAAACGATGTGCGTGGATTAAATGCGTTACCATTCAACTTACCGCCTGGTAGTGAAGTATACGCAGATGCAGCCTATACTGATTATACCGTAGAGGATGATATGGCACAATCAAGCCAAATATCTCTCAAAGTCATGCGGAAAAAGAATTCCAAGCGTCAAGATCAACCGTGGAATCAGTATGTTAAGCAATATACAAGGCATTATATTGAAACAGTGTTTAGTTGTATCACTTGCATCTTTCCAAAATCAATTCATGCAGTGACATATGAAGGGTTTTTACTGAAACTACAAGCATTTATTTTTGCATTTACCCTAAAATCTGCATTTATGTAA
- a CDS encoding tyrosine-type recombinase/integrase, with protein MVNNPELNNLPPIKLIPLNAETALLTGRTASTRPPTDIRWVKVLEFLRSNNLAPNSRKLYERELKRFLAWSELHYHELRPRHLALYKEYLRDEIRTDAGNPLSKSSINAGIAALKSFFKWMSYTYPEIIATNPTLGIKLEKVPLPPAQSLTPEEMERVWSALELLQETKQRDTALVHILSHGLRAGEVVQLNVGSFDGKLLFLPDTKTNEPRLVPLRKESREVLAEYLQLRSQQGEVLNSDSPLMISHHASYKGERLSYHGIYFAVENIGELAQIEDLHPHSFRHTYATDLLLLGVDPSHARKLTGHQSEKAFRRYTLRSEQEAAIAAYYRAIGEEAE; from the coding sequence ATTGTGAATAACCCTGAACTAAATAATTTACCTCCGATTAAACTCATTCCTCTGAACGCTGAAACAGCATTGCTGACTGGGCGCACGGCTAGTACAAGACCACCAACCGATATCCGGTGGGTAAAGGTGCTAGAGTTTTTACGCAGCAACAATCTCGCACCAAACAGCCGCAAGCTTTACGAACGTGAACTGAAGCGATTTTTGGCTTGGAGTGAGCTGCACTATCATGAACTGCGTCCACGTCATCTTGCGCTATATAAAGAATATCTCCGTGATGAAATACGGACTGATGCAGGTAATCCCCTTTCAAAAAGCAGCATTAATGCGGGAATTGCGGCACTCAAAAGCTTTTTCAAATGGATGTCTTACACATATCCTGAAATTATTGCTACTAATCCCACACTGGGGATTAAACTGGAAAAAGTGCCACTGCCACCAGCCCAGAGTTTAACCCCAGAAGAGATGGAACGGGTTTGGTCAGCGTTGGAATTGCTCCAAGAGACAAAGCAACGGGATACAGCACTGGTTCACATTCTCAGTCATGGACTCCGGGCTGGGGAAGTTGTGCAGCTAAATGTTGGCTCATTTGATGGCAAGCTACTATTTTTACCAGACACCAAAACCAATGAACCACGCTTAGTGCCACTGCGAAAGGAGAGTCGGGAAGTTTTAGCAGAGTATTTGCAATTGCGCTCACAGCAAGGAGAGGTTTTAAACAGCGACTCTCCATTGATGATTTCACACCATGCTTCATACAAAGGTGAACGCTTGAGTTATCACGGCATTTACTTTGCTGTAGAAAATATCGGTGAACTTGCTCAAATTGAGGATTTGCACCCTCACTCCTTTCGCCACACCTATGCCACTGACTTATTGCTATTGGGAGTTGACCCCAGCCATGCCCGTAAGCTAACGGGACATCAAAGCGAGAAGGCGTTTCGGCGCTATACCCTTCGCAGCGAACAAGAAGCGGCGATCGCTGCTTACTATCGTGCAATCGGTGAAGAAGCAGAGTAG
- a CDS encoding ISNCY family transposase: protein MVQYFQSILKDLPDKRTGKNKRYQMSDAALSAFSIFFTQSPSFLAHQRSMAHSKGHNNAQSLFGVHQIPSDNHIRDLLDEIEPTVVFPVFTKIFKALENGKHLSKFRSFKNNLLIALDGTEYFCSNEIHCEHCSSRTFKNGTTQYFHTVVTPVIVCPSNSQVIPLIPEFVVPQDGYQKQDCENAAAKRWIQKYAKQYASLGITILGDDLYCHQPLCELLLQEKLNFILVCRSKSHKTLYEWLEGMPLDTFSVKHWKGKVYEIYTYRYVNQIPLRNSEDALLVNWCELAITRSDGTIIYKNTFATNHRITDINVEAIVSDGRSRWKIENENNNTLKTKGYNLEHNFGHGKTHLSSLLATFNILAFLFHTLLDIIDEKYQFIRQHLPTRKTFFDDLRALTRYLYFDSWESLLNFMIHGLELEFHPNTS from the coding sequence ATAGTACAATACTTTCAGTCAATCCTGAAAGATTTACCTGATAAGCGAACAGGCAAAAACAAACGCTATCAAATGAGTGATGCAGCATTAAGCGCATTCTCCATATTTTTTACTCAGAGTCCTTCTTTTCTTGCCCATCAAAGGTCAATGGCACATAGTAAGGGACATAATAATGCTCAAAGCTTGTTTGGGGTACACCAAATTCCAAGCGATAACCATATCCGAGATTTACTTGATGAGATAGAACCAACCGTTGTGTTTCCGGTGTTTACCAAGATTTTCAAAGCATTAGAGAATGGTAAACACTTATCAAAATTTCGTTCTTTTAAAAATAATTTGCTGATAGCTCTAGATGGAACAGAATATTTTTGCTCCAATGAAATTCACTGTGAACACTGTTCGAGCAGAACTTTTAAAAACGGAACAACTCAGTATTTTCATACTGTGGTGACACCAGTAATTGTTTGTCCTAGTAATTCTCAAGTAATCCCGTTAATACCAGAGTTTGTTGTCCCTCAAGACGGATATCAAAAGCAGGATTGTGAGAATGCGGCAGCAAAACGTTGGATTCAGAAATATGCCAAACAGTATGCATCTCTTGGTATTACCATTTTAGGAGATGATCTTTATTGCCATCAACCTTTATGTGAATTATTACTACAAGAAAAACTAAATTTCATTCTAGTGTGTCGGTCTAAATCCCATAAAACACTTTATGAATGGTTAGAAGGAATGCCCCTTGATACATTTAGTGTCAAACATTGGAAGGGCAAAGTCTATGAGATTTATACCTACCGTTATGTCAACCAAATTCCTTTACGGAATAGCGAGGATGCTTTATTAGTAAACTGGTGTGAATTGGCCATTACTCGCTCTGATGGGACTATAATCTACAAAAATACCTTTGCGACAAATCATCGAATCACAGATATTAATGTTGAGGCGATTGTGTCAGATGGTCGCAGCAGATGGAAAATAGAAAACGAAAATAATAACACTCTTAAAACCAAAGGTTACAACTTAGAACATAATTTCGGACATGGGAAAACGCATTTATCCTCCCTATTAGCAACCTTTAATATCCTTGCATTTCTGTTTCATACTCTACTTGACATTATAGATGAGAAATACCAATTTATCCGCCAGCATTTACCAACACGCAAGACCTTCTTTGATGATTTACGCGCCTTAACTCGTTATCTTTATTTTGATAGTTGGGAAAGTCTGCTTAACTTTATGATCCACGGACTGGAATTAGAATTTCATCCCAACACAAGCTGA
- a CDS encoding dihydrolipoyl dehydrogenase family protein — protein METADVIVIGSGQGGIPLAADFASSGRNVVLFERDALGGSCINYGCTPSKAFLASAHAAGRARQATKLGIHAQVEVDFSAVMERVRSIRSQFNQGVKRRLDSAGVRVVCAEAAFTGERTVSGGGVTVQAPLIVINTGTSSTIPDFSGLVGTPYLTNRNFFDLQQIPPRLLVVGGGYIALELGQGMARLGSQTELIVRGERLLAQEESDVSAVLADAFEQDGIGLHFNVTVQQVAYTNRVFTLTLNNGEVLDGEALLIATGRKPNTQALNSAVTGVELDAQGFIKIDEQFQTTCAGIYAIGDAAKQPAFTHVSWEDYRRLKAILCGEHRTRNDRVLGYAVYTEPQVGRVGMTLEQAHKQGITASEVTLPMAHIARSIEWGHDLGFYRMVIDTQTNLILGATLVGYETAELVHVFLSLMEAKATWQVLEQSVHIHPTYGEALPSLARLLVGDDMPTCPNM, from the coding sequence ATGGAAACAGCAGATGTAATTGTGATTGGAAGCGGTCAGGGCGGAATTCCACTTGCAGCTGACTTTGCATCATCAGGTCGAAACGTCGTTCTATTTGAGCGTGATGCGTTGGGCGGCAGTTGCATAAACTATGGCTGTACTCCTTCTAAAGCCTTTTTAGCCTCTGCCCATGCCGCAGGTCGCGCAAGGCAAGCGACAAAGTTAGGCATACACGCGCAGGTCGAGGTCGATTTTTCTGCGGTGATGGAGCGTGTGCGTAGTATTCGCAGCCAGTTTAACCAGGGTGTCAAACGGCGACTAGACAGTGCAGGGGTTCGAGTCGTCTGCGCTGAAGCTGCTTTCACCGGAGAGCGAACTGTGAGTGGAGGAGGTGTGACTGTGCAGGCTCCGCTCATCGTCATCAATACAGGGACATCCTCCACCATTCCTGACTTTTCGGGTTTAGTTGGAACGCCTTATCTGACCAACCGAAATTTCTTTGATTTGCAGCAGATTCCGCCCCGCTTGCTGGTGGTTGGCGGTGGCTATATTGCCTTGGAGCTAGGGCAGGGAATGGCACGTTTAGGGAGCCAAACCGAATTGATTGTGCGGGGTGAACGGCTGCTGGCTCAAGAAGAATCCGATGTCAGTGCTGTGCTTGCTGATGCTTTTGAGCAAGACGGAATTGGACTGCATTTCAATGTGACGGTTCAGCAGGTTGCTTATACCAATCGTGTGTTTACCCTAACGCTGAACAATGGTGAAGTACTAGATGGAGAAGCATTGCTGATTGCGACTGGGCGCAAACCAAATACTCAGGCATTAAATTCTGCGGTGACAGGTGTTGAATTAGATGCACAGGGTTTTATTAAAATCGACGAGCAATTTCAAACAACTTGCGCTGGGATTTATGCGATCGGAGACGCTGCCAAACAGCCTGCTTTTACGCATGTTTCTTGGGAAGACTATCGTCGCTTGAAAGCTATTCTGTGTGGCGAACACCGGACACGCAACGATCGGGTATTAGGCTATGCCGTCTACACAGAGCCACAAGTGGGTCGAGTGGGTATGACGTTAGAGCAGGCTCACAAACAGGGCATTACTGCGAGCGAAGTCACCCTGCCAATGGCTCACATTGCCCGTAGCATTGAGTGGGGGCACGATCTGGGTTTCTACCGCATGGTCATCGACACCCAGACGAATTTGATTTTAGGAGCAACGCTGGTTGGTTACGAAACGGCTGAACTGGTGCATGTCTTTTTGTCACTTATGGAAGCTAAAGCAACGTGGCAGGTACTTGAACAATCGGTTCACATTCACCCAACATACGGTGAGGCATTGCCCAGTCTCGCAAGGCTACTCGTTGGAGATGATATGCCAACCTGTCCGAACATGTAA
- a CDS encoding filamentous hemagglutinin N-terminal domain-containing protein — protein MSSLPANAQISPDLTLPNNTNIQINENLRTIEGGTQVGNNLFHSFKDFSVPTDTSVHFNNGLDVYNIIARVTGGFVSNLDGLISANGTANLFLINPSGIVFGPNARLDIGGSLFATTADSLEFANGSEFSAINPQQPLLTVDIPIGLQFNGNSGSVTVQGKGHTIEQSDFFTPLNPSKLANSLEVKPNNILALIGNNIALDGAILKNTNGRLELVSLEKGVINLSIQNNQWLVSPGNSLVYKDIRISNNSLLYDGSSNGSGNSIEIYGDNIFLDKGSLIIGQSFKDRQSGNIFINAVESLNIQNESQTTATGIFNINFSENTGGNIEFNSGKISLKASQVATTTFSSAAGGNVIVNAEQLNFEGLTLESISQGSGINTFTYNAGKGGDIIANVAQIVANNGGLLTTTFGSGDSGVLRLNSNFISLRAGSSIGSATFGQGKSGSVSVNSNSIEIIGTSTGLGNASNIQSSTYKDGNAGNLEINSSNLLLQDGGTISTSTFASGDAGNLFIRSSEAITISGKYLDTLSAISSSAPILNERLRTGLRLPPEPTGRAGSLTIDTQKLTISNFGQLSVINQGSGDAGTININTDKIDITNQGGITATTAVGAGGNINLKAENVQLNNSFISATAGTNGSTGNGGNIGIETGALILQSNSQITANASEGRGGNIKINTPGLFASPDSQIKATSERGVNGSVQINTTQIDIANSGIRNTVFQSPQPFNTCSPEPPNLPSELTISAKGGLPASLDDLSSTTLGWTDSSVPISSQQLPQSTQTDNTENIVVAQGWRNNGDGTVNFVITPDPSDDMGAYSSPLKSSCIKRVPDVGG, from the coding sequence ATGAGTTCACTTCCAGCTAACGCACAAATTTCTCCCGATCTAACTTTACCTAACAACACAAATATTCAAATAAATGAAAATCTTAGAACCATTGAAGGTGGTACTCAAGTAGGAAACAATTTATTTCACAGTTTCAAGGACTTTTCCGTTCCTACAGATACTAGCGTCCATTTCAACAACGGGCTGGATGTTTACAACATTATCGCTAGAGTTACTGGTGGTTTCGTCTCTAATCTTGATGGGCTGATTAGCGCCAATGGTACAGCTAACTTGTTCTTGATCAATCCCAGTGGCATTGTCTTTGGCCCTAATGCTCGATTAGATATCGGTGGTTCTTTATTTGCAACTACGGCTGACTCTCTAGAATTTGCCAATGGTTCTGAGTTTAGTGCTATTAACCCACAACAACCACTGCTGACTGTGGATATTCCTATTGGTTTGCAGTTTAATGGTAATTCTGGAAGTGTTACTGTCCAAGGAAAAGGACACACAATTGAGCAGAGTGATTTTTTTACCCCTCTTAACCCTAGCAAGTTAGCAAACAGCCTGGAAGTTAAACCTAATAATATTCTTGCTTTGATCGGCAATAACATTGCCTTAGATGGAGCTATTCTTAAAAACACTAATGGTCGGCTCGAATTAGTTAGCCTTGAGAAGGGAGTAATAAATTTAAGCATCCAAAATAATCAATGGTTAGTCTCTCCTGGAAATAGCTTAGTTTATAAAGACATAAGAATATCAAATAATTCTTTACTTTATGATGGTAGCTCTAATGGCTCAGGAAATTCTATAGAGATTTATGGAGATAATATATTTTTAGATAAAGGCTCTTTAATTATTGGACAAAGTTTTAAGGATAGACAATCTGGTAATATATTTATTAATGCTGTAGAATCATTAAATATACAAAATGAATCTCAAACAACTGCTACAGGTATTTTTAATATTAATTTTAGCGAAAATACAGGTGGTAATATTGAATTTAATAGTGGGAAAATCTCTTTAAAGGCTTCTCAAGTTGCCACGACAACTTTTAGCAGTGCTGCGGGTGGCAATGTCATTGTAAATGCTGAACAATTAAATTTTGAAGGCTTAACTCTTGAAAGTATTTCTCAAGGGTCTGGAATTAATACATTTACTTACAATGCTGGGAAAGGCGGCGACATTATTGCAAATGTCGCACAAATTGTTGCAAATAATGGAGGATTGCTTACAACAACTTTTGGCAGTGGAGATTCTGGAGTTTTAAGACTAAATTCTAACTTTATCTCTTTACGGGCAGGGAGTAGTATAGGCTCTGCAACTTTTGGTCAAGGTAAAAGTGGTAGTGTTTCAGTTAATTCAAACTCTATAGAAATAATTGGCACATCTACTGGTTTAGGTAACGCAAGTAACATTCAATCATCTACTTATAAAGATGGCAATGCTGGTAATTTAGAAATTAATAGTTCAAATTTATTATTACAAGATGGAGGTACTATTAGTACTAGTACTTTTGCTTCCGGCGATGCTGGTAATTTATTTATTAGATCCTCAGAAGCAATTACAATATCAGGAAAATACTTAGACACATTAAGTGCTATATCTTCTTCAGCACCTATACTAAATGAACGCCTCAGAACCGGATTAAGATTACCTCCAGAGCCAACAGGTAGAGCGGGAAGTTTAACTATTGATACTCAAAAGTTAACCATTTCTAATTTTGGACAGCTTAGTGTAATAAATCAAGGCTCCGGTGACGCTGGTACTATTAATATCAATACAGACAAAATCGATATTACAAATCAAGGGGGAATTACAGCGACAACTGCTGTTGGAGCAGGTGGGAACATCAATTTGAAAGCAGAAAATGTTCAACTGAATAATAGCTTTATATCTGCAACCGCAGGTACAAACGGCAGTACGGGCAATGGGGGCAATATTGGTATTGAAACAGGTGCATTAATATTGCAAAGTAACAGCCAAATTACAGCCAATGCCTCTGAGGGTAGGGGTGGGAACATCAAAATCAATACCCCAGGTTTATTTGCCTCGCCAGATAGCCAAATAAAAGCTACTTCAGAAAGAGGAGTTAACGGCTCAGTACAGATTAACACTACTCAAATAGATATTGCTAACTCTGGGATTAGAAATACTGTCTTTCAGTCTCCACAACCGTTTAACACTTGCTCGCCAGAACCTCCTAACTTGCCGAGTGAACTAACTATCTCTGCTAAAGGAGGGCTTCCCGCTAGTCTTGATGATTTATCTAGCACTACACTGGGGTGGACAGACTCATCAGTACCCATCTCTTCTCAACAATTACCCCAATCTACTCAAACTGATAATACGGAAAATATAGTGGTAGCCCAAGGGTGGCGCAATAACGGGGATGGGACTGTTAACTTTGTGATTACCCCAGATCCAAGTGACGATATGGGTGCGTACAGTTCGCCATTGAAATCTTCTTGCATCAAGAGAGTACCAGATGTAGGGGGTTAA
- a CDS encoding ShlB/FhaC/HecB family hemolysin secretion/activation protein, whose product MSLHLLAYLTASHFSSAELESGGLHQKNPPTIQQTPLSPTPLPPAPPPLTLPASSTPLIPQRTLKPNNFVKIKVQGFRFQGNTVFNNQELEKVLSEFISQEITFTDLSKISDKVTDYYVEQGYINSGAYIGVAQNQSLKVDNAIVTVSIVEGRIEKINIVGGNRLHNYIRARIPQPILNSKRLLPALQLLQQDPLIEKITASLKEGSKPSQAILDINVQPQQEFKVNIGLDNYRSPVIGTFQRRIDISHNNILGLGDGLSIGYRNTDGSNAITLGYSVPINPNNGTISLVYANISNNIIERPLNALDIVADAGVYEMTLRQPLIRQASANSAQELALGLTVSRLESESSLQNTPFPISAGADASGRTRIFALRFFQDWANRSLNQSFYARSTFSLGLDALDATINANPPDGRFFSWVGEALWLKRLGNSNTSVAIRSRLQWADRPLPAFEQISLGGISNVRGYRQDTFISDNGFLLSTELRIPAWKTTTQELQVAPFIDFGTSWNNSSDTFSPDGSLTSIGLALQYRSDRFNARLDWGIPLNETNSNSNTWQENGVYFSLNYQLF is encoded by the coding sequence TTGAGTTTACATTTACTAGCGTATTTAACGGCAAGTCATTTTTCCTCGGCAGAACTTGAGTCAGGTGGCCTTCATCAAAAAAATCCGCCAACCATACAACAAACACCCCTGTCACCCACCCCTTTACCTCCAGCACCGCCACCATTAACGCTTCCAGCATCCTCTACTCCTTTGATTCCTCAAAGAACCCTTAAACCAAACAATTTCGTTAAAATCAAAGTTCAAGGTTTTCGATTTCAAGGAAATACAGTCTTTAATAATCAGGAGTTAGAGAAAGTATTATCAGAATTCATTAGTCAGGAAATCACTTTTACTGATTTATCAAAAATTAGTGATAAGGTTACTGATTATTATGTAGAGCAAGGGTATATCAACTCTGGTGCATACATTGGTGTTGCCCAAAATCAATCTCTCAAGGTTGACAATGCTATAGTTACTGTCTCAATTGTTGAGGGACGAATAGAAAAAATCAATATTGTCGGCGGCAACAGACTACACAACTATATCCGCGCACGTATTCCACAACCGATTCTCAACAGTAAACGCTTATTGCCAGCACTACAATTACTTCAACAAGACCCATTAATTGAGAAAATTACTGCTTCATTGAAAGAGGGAAGCAAACCAAGCCAAGCTATTTTGGATATTAATGTACAGCCCCAACAGGAATTTAAGGTTAATATTGGTCTAGACAACTACCGATCTCCAGTCATCGGAACTTTCCAGCGTCGCATTGATATCTCGCACAATAACATCCTGGGATTGGGAGACGGACTAAGCATTGGTTACAGAAATACAGATGGCAGTAATGCTATCACCCTTGGTTATTCTGTACCTATCAACCCAAACAATGGTACTATCAGCCTTGTTTACGCAAATATTTCCAACAATATCATTGAGCGACCGCTTAACGCGCTTGATATAGTAGCCGATGCAGGGGTCTATGAAATGACTTTGCGCCAACCTCTGATTCGGCAGGCTTCGGCTAACTCTGCACAAGAATTGGCATTGGGGCTGACTGTTTCGCGGCTAGAAAGCGAATCATCATTGCAAAATACTCCTTTTCCTATCTCGGCGGGCGCAGATGCTTCGGGGCGTACAAGGATTTTTGCACTCAGGTTTTTCCAAGATTGGGCAAATCGCAGCCTTAATCAGTCTTTTTACGCTCGTTCAACTTTTAGTTTAGGTTTAGATGCACTAGATGCTACCATCAATGCCAACCCTCCTGATGGGCGATTTTTTAGTTGGGTAGGCGAGGCTTTATGGTTGAAGCGTTTAGGAAATAGTAATACTTCTGTTGCTATCCGCTCACGCCTCCAATGGGCGGATAGACCTTTACCCGCTTTCGAGCAAATTAGTCTTGGAGGCATCAGCAATGTCAGAGGTTACAGGCAGGATACTTTTATATCTGACAATGGATTTCTCTTATCTACAGAACTACGCATTCCGGCCTGGAAAACGACTACGCAAGAATTACAGGTTGCTCCCTTCATTGACTTTGGCACAAGCTGGAACAATAGTTCTGATACTTTTAGCCCTGATGGTAGTTTAACCTCTATTGGTCTAGCTCTCCAATATCGAAGCGATCGCTTCAATGCCCGTCTTGATTGGGGCATTCCTCTAAATGAAACTAACTCAAACTCAAACACATGGCAAGAAAATGGAGTTTATTTTTCACTTAACTATCAACTATTTTAA